TTCAAGGGGCAGTTTGTTTTACTCACGAGTGCGGAATAGAGGTCTATGTATATTGGGCGGGGGGAGTTGTATATAGAGAAAACTTAAAAGCTTATATattttactaattctagaaggATATAAGATATCCTAGCCTCCTTCTGGtaatgtttgtataaataaaatttgctttaggACAGGCTTTGTTAAGGTAGCCCCTATCCAGGGCCTTGTCAAAGAAGGTAACTGTTTTTTAAATCGTTAACACCACAACAATCCATATACAAAAATCCATTTAATGATAATTTGTGTAAGTAgatttatagagacagaaaagagTTCCACTTTTTCTTTGCCAAGCAATCAAGCAAAACACAGGACCAATACAATTAGTAGGCAGAAGTGGGTGGCAATGGCTGTTCTCTAAGTAAGACATGATCGCCATCTGGAGGATCCATTTGAAACTACCGTGCAGTGACCAAAacctacaaaatattttcaagagtTAAAAGTTATGTGGGCAACAGAGACAGAAATAAACCATTCTAATTTCATGGCTATGAATGCCTATTATTTCAAGCTTCTAGTAAATGAATCTTGCAAATATCGTTATTGAGATACTTTCAgccaaaactggaaataaaaccCTGATATCTTCAGAGCACTAAACTTAGCTCATCAGTAAATACAGGTCAGGAAGAAACTAGACAGGAGGGTAAAAGGCAAATGTATCCACAGTTTGCTGTGTTCTGCTGCCCTAAATAGGACCTCATACAAATCCATAGGAATTTTTATTCACCAAAAGATGCAAAATACTGATAGTTTAGTTCCATCAGGAACATCtgcatttaagaatttttttttagttgtagatggatatattacctttattttatttatttttatgtggtgctgaggattgaacccaatgcctcatacatgctgctctctaccactgagccacaactgcagttCCAACATTTGCATTTTAGTAGATTCAAAGTCTTAATtaaaagtgagagaggaaaagaTAAACAGAATTTTTAGTACTTGTCAACTGTTGGAGCAGTGATGGAGTAAGATAACCATCTCCtttataaaattcttaattatCCTTTAAAACTAGGACttactgataaataaataaatatttattcatttacttattgggtgctggggattgaacttgagagtactcgaccactgagccacatccccagccctattttgtattttatttagggacagggtctcattgagttccttagtgcctgcttttgctgaggctggctttgaacatgtaatcatcctatctcagcctcctgagccattgggattacaggcatgtaccaccgtgccTAGCTGATAAActtattttaatgataatatttCAAAAGGGGCCAgactcagtggcacatgcctataatcccaggaactggtggctgaggcaggaggaatgcaaattcgagggcagcctcagcaatttagtgagaccctctccaACCTAACaagaccctctcaaaataaacaaaaagggctacATACTTAGTGGTTGTgtgcctctggattcaacccccaataccacactaccacacacatacacactcaaagGCATATTAGCCTCTTTCAGAAGTTTGAGTAGTTAGCTGGGcttggtgctcacctgtaatcctggtggctcaagaggctgatgcaggaggatcccaagttcaaagccagcctcagtaacttagcaaggtcctaggcaacttagcaaggtcctaggcaacttagcaagaccctgtctacaaacaaaaactaaaaagggtagggatgaggctcagtggttaaatacccctgggttcaatccctggtaccaaaaaaaccacAAAGTTTTGAGTAGTTAGAAACATCTGTACTTCCTGTGTTTATATACTTCTAATGAGATACTAGTATTTTGAGAGCATatcatagctgggcatggtggtgcatacctgtaatcccagccactcaggaggctaaggcaggagaattacaagttcaaggccagcattgCAGTGTCTCACaaaaaggtggggtggggggagttggtGATGTAGTTTaatgataaagtacccctgggttccatccccagtactgccaaaacaaaaaaggagagagattaTATTATAGTCCCCTATCTCAATGATTCTCAAATATCACTTGTAAAATAAacggtttcttttttctttttaaacattttccaatCACTTGAGGGTCAATCTTCTGCAAATTAAAACTTGTATGGCAATATCTTAGTTTCATGCTTCTTTCTATACTTATGTTGCCATAGGCAAATCATAACAAGGTGCAGATTGGCATTGGTCTGAGGTACATTTGAAGATAACTTCTCTACTTTCTgtttccacttaaaaaaatatatctggatGATTTAATCTAAATATCTCCACCAATACCACCAtagttatgttcaaaagtttgATTCACACCTTTCTcccttatttttcttccatttttgaaACACTATAGTCTTTGAAtctttaataatgaaaatttcaCTTTCAAGTTTCCAGTTTAAATTGACCTTCTACTTGAAATGTTTGCACAATTCCTCCTTCCCTATTTTCAGTTCAACCTCATTCAGTTTTGCTAACTTTATTTGCTGTGAATTTGACCTCGACAAACAGAAGCTTGTACAAGACATTTAGGTAGCATAAAAGTTGAGATACTTGAGGATGAACAAGAAATTCACTTAGCAAAACAATGTAGCTAACAAGACACATGCTTTCTTGATTTAAAGATTACAGGAAAGCttgagttggattttttttttttttggccaaaacAGAGATTAAAAGTCTTTTTATTGATAAATAGTTCTAGCTTTCTTAGgtttacaatgatttttttttctgatcccaATAACCCAAGATAGGAAATCCCACACGTGCATATATTAAATAAAGTGTTCATACATTTCCATTTATAAGGCACAAAACTCACAAATCTttcagaaaaaggaataaaaagtacTCTTTGTTTCTGAAGACAAGAAAATAATCTTAGAGGAGGTTCATCAAACTGTAATTAAAACAAACCACTTCCTTTTTTAGTAAACAAGGGACTTTATACTGATAGGAAATGTAGCCAATGAAGAGAAGGCTTCTCAGCCCTTCCTTTGATGCAGCCTCCTTCACTGGATTAGTGCAGAAGCCAGTCCTCAGAGAGGGCTGCATGGCCAGAACAATAATTGCAAGCACCACCTGTCTCACAGAAGCTGCTGGGCAGCAATGTTCCAAGCAGAGCATTTTGGTTATAGGTGCCTGATTCCCTTGCTCTTACCCAAGGACCCTTTAGGGACCAACCACAGTGAACACATGTACTGGGACTTGATTATTTTAAGGTTCTGCCTGCTTGAGGCCCCTGAATTGAGGTGGTTATGTTGGTCCTTCATGAGGCAGAATCTATGTAGAAGGCTGGACTTCAAGTTTCTCTTGAAATAATCAGACCCCCAGAGGAAACTTAGGACCATTTCACCCTACAAAgggttccccacccccaccccccaaaagagCCATTTTTGTCAATATGTTTTTTAGAATCTTACAGCAACCCCCAGATCTTTTGGTTTGTAAGGCAGCCCTAATAGCTCTGGTAATCCTACAGTTCACAGGTATAAAAGAAGGGTCCCATAACACCAAACAAGCAAGTTTGTTGCTTGTTGGCTGGGCCTCCTGGAGGCTCTTGGCACTGTACTTTCTAGTACCATTTACATCAGTATTATACAAGAATGAACTTCCTGCATGTCACATGGCTTCAAGCATTTCCTGGAAGTATGACTGCTTCATAGTTACCATGCAAAGAAGGGACAGGAGTGAACAGCacttcagacaaaaaaaaaaaaaaaacagccaggcAGACAATTGTCCTGAGAaagggtcagtggtagagtggatGAGAGAGTAGGGATCAGAAATCAGATGAACTGAGTAATTCATTATTTCTAACAGTTTCACTGAATCATCTTGAAGATTCTGACTTTTCCTCTAGATAATTTGAAATCCAAATAAGACAAGGTCTTTAGGTCAATTTATTCAATTACCAAAGACCAGCATAGTAGGATGGTTATTCCAATAAGGTGAGGACAAACCTACTTACTTTCCAGTACTATTTTATTATCCACTCTGGAAGCTTGCCTCTGGAAGCTATAGTCAGAATCTGCTAAATTTTCAGGCATGAAGATAGTTCTCAGTTCAGTGTTTCATCAATCTTACCAAGATCCCTTTCCTTCTAAGGCTATGACCCAGAAGGAAAAGGAATATTCCTTTACTTAACAACAAAACTCTTGAATCCTTTGGCTTTTAAATGCTGTAGCCATAGCATATCCTTGGAAATACATATTAATTTGAAAATCAACCCCTAAAAATAACAAGTCAACTTCCATTGTTGTATCAAGTTTTCCCCAAATCACAAGGGCCACGTTCACATCTACATCCTATTCCACCCAAAAGCCTCATGAATCTTTCTTTGTCAGTCTGGCCTTGACTTTGTGTCTCAGAAGGGCTGCGGTGGCAGCACTACAGGcggccaagaaaaagaaagaaaggcaggccATGTAGACAGACAAAGGACCATGGCGCTGTTGGAAGATCTCATGTCGCCCCTGGTAGTCCAAAAGGATGGCTTCCAGTTGTGAGAGCGTGCAGATAGACAGAAAGGCATGGAAGATTTGATGCCCATGGCCCACGATGTCACAGGAACCCGGGAAATACTTCTCAGGTACCGGGCAGGAGAAGAAGTAGGCGCTGACCAGGAAGAAAAAGATCTGGAGGGTGTGGTACCAGGCTGCCTGCTCCTGGCAGCCAGCCAGGTGGCAGAGTGCCACCCGGTGTGCCACAGGACTGATGTCTAGGATGAAGGCCAGCCCTGCCGGTACCACTTGACAGATCTTCCTCATAACTGGGTAAGGCCTTCGGTAACGATACTTTGCGTAGCAACAGCCAGTACACGATAACCAGCCGCAGAAGGCAGCTGCGGGCAAGAAGAAAAGCCAGAACCGCTCGTACCAGGCCTGGTCGGAGCTGTAGAAGAAGTGGGCCAAGGCACTGCCATATTGGTAAACACTGACGCCAACGTAGTCCACGAAGTAGAAGGTGTAGTGGGACAGCTCGGACTTGGACTGCAGCAGGTGGGCCAGAAGGCTGCACGTGAGGTACGTGATGGAGGACAGGATAAACAAGAGCAGGGGCAGGGAGTGAGGAGAGGCCCACGGCAAGGCCTCGGCCTCCGCAAAGGCCCAGAATCGCAAAAGTACGGCCAGGGCCGCCAGCAGGTGGGTCCAGACGTTGACGACTTCGTTGTGTTTCTGAAAGAGGCTGAAGAAGTAGTAACGCCATTCGTGCCCCGTGGGGCGGTAGCCCGTGCGGATGTACGGCTCCCGGAAGAGCTGGGGCACATCCGTTTCCGGGACGGTGCAGGGCATCTTGGGAAGTCCATCCTCCAAGATCTTGGGCAGGCGGCGCAGGTGCTGGCCGCTCACGGACAGGGTGCTCAGGCGCTCCAGGATGGCTGTCGTCATGGCGGTGGCGTCGTGGGGGCCGGGGCAGcctgaggaagagagggaaaccGCGATGAGACACGCGGCAGACAGCGAGGAACTGTGACCAGTCTTAATGGACTTGGCTTCCTAGGGCAGGAGGGGAAACTGGGAACTGCAGCTGGCTTCTCTGGACCTCGTTTTCCTCATCGGTAGAAGGATGGAGTTGGAACAAGGTCCCTTTACTGTCCAGTGTTCTGATTCTGTATCTGCTGCATACTACAGGGTGAGGCAGAGCCACGCCTTGTCAAACAGGTCTCTTTGCCACCTtaacattatttaataataaacaaGATTTAATGGTACGTCAGATTACTTTTAAAGACTAGAGTTCCTTaatgtaattaaaatgtaattaggCTTGAACTACTATAAATATGTTGAAACATAGAACAACAAATATAAGCACGATAAAGAGCTGGGCGTGGGGGtaccgcctgtaatcccagcggctaaggaggatgaggaaggaggatcacaagtttgagatcagcctcagcaacttagggaggccctggggaatttagcgaaaccctgtctcaataaataaataaataaaagtgggcGGGGAGCTGAGGATGTTGCCCAGTGGTTGAgctcacctgggttcaatccctggtactagatagatagatagatagatagataaaaataaaggctaATAAATGCTCCATTTCTTTGGCACCCACCTAATCTTAAATTACCCACTAATTTCACTGGTAACTTGAAAATCTGAGGTAAGCAATTGTATTAACTTCAaactaaagaaaagcaaattaggTTGGGAAAAAAGCAAATTAGGTTGGGAAAAACCAATGCACATTCTGAgatattttaatagttaaaattaaaacatggCTTAACATAAAGTCTTAACATAAAGTCTTAATTGCAAATATTGTTCTATttaatttactattattattttcagtactgaggattgaacccaggggtactctagcCCTGAGCTAtgtcttcagccctttttatttttcattttgagacaaagtatcactgagttgcccaggctggcctcaaatttgtaatcctcttgcctcagcatcccaagttattgggattacgggcctatgccactgtgcccatcaggattgttcttttcaaaaaaggagaaaagctcTGGAAATGGGGTAGTGGGATTTGTCTATCTTGGATAACTAAATTTGTACTTGCAGGCTTCAGAAATGCTTAACTTATTCTTGGAATGTCTATGTGACAGATTTAGTCTGATGAGCACAGCaactattttgtaaaatatttcataaaatttatgcAAAATTCCATGTGAAGTTACTGGGTAAAGAAGCATACAGTTAACTGTACTTTATAATTCCTAAGCTTGTTTCCTCAATAAAAGTTATATAGTGGGCTGGAGtaatagctcagtgatagagtgcttgcctagtacatgtgaggcactggagtCAATCCTtattagcaccatataaaaatgaataaatgaaagtattgtttccatctacaactaaaaaaatatttttaaaaagttacataacAATTTATATAAATGGACCCCTACCTTCAAAGatcttcaacaggaaaaaatacAGCAAGTACTataattttagtgaaaaaaatgtaatattccCACTTATTTAcatagaaggagaaaaaaatctaatcagATAAAAAATGTAGGgcatgataaataaaatgtggccagaCGTGGTactacatgcctataatcccagcaacttgggaggctaaggcaggaggatcacaagtttgagggcagcctcagcaaattagtgagactctgtctcaaaagaaaaaataaaagaggctggtgatgtgactcagtgttttagcccccccccccccccccaagttcaCTTCTTAGCACAGTCAGTCAACCAATAAAACGTGAAAGAAGTTCAGACCTGGAGTTGAATCTTGATTTTTGCCACTGAGTGATTTTGGGCAAGTTATAGAACTTTTCTCAGCCTTTGTCTTTATATGCAAAgtattcttcataattttacATATTGTATGGGGTAGTTGTGATGGTTAAATGAGGGAGTCtaaaaaatgaattgttttgTCTGGCCCAAGACAGGTGCTTAGTAAATGTTAAAtacttttgctatttttattaatatgaacTGGGCTCTATGCTAGATACTAAGAATGCTAAGACCAATAAGATAGGTTCCCTACTTTCATGAAGGTCAGAGTCTACTTGGGAGATAGACAAGAAGTGGGACCTTATAGAAAAGTGTAGTTAAGCATTCTACTAGAGAAAAGCCCCAATTCACAGACTAGAAGGCGTGATTGGGGGACAGGTCTCTCCAAGTTACCCTTGAACTGAGTCTTAAAGGAAAAGTCAGAATTTCTGAAAGGATATAAAGAAGGAGATTTCCAAACAAAGAACAAGATTAAAAACTTTTGCCAAGATATGGGCTGGAAAGCCTGGAGATTCTCATGAGACTCTACCAGTGTAGTTCACTATAATTCACTGGCATCAGAGAGATCTGAGCTCTAATTTTGACCCCACTGTCAACAAGTCACATTACTATCTTAAGCTGTCCGTCATCTGTGAAGTAGAGTTAATGACAGAGAAGCTGCCCTACAAGGTTGATGCAAGGGCTATATGATATGATGCCTGTTAAGTGTTATCAAAATGTTTGGTTCCAAagtgacacacacaaaaaaaacattaTAACCATCACTAGTGTGTAACACAGAAATGGCTCATGAGTAGATGGTCTAATGTCTCCTTCatctttgcattttgtttttagcTCCAATAACCCTATATTAAGACATTTTCTAAGTCAGCACCCACTAGACAGTGGTCTCCTACTGGAATTAGGTTATGATCCAAATCTCAACATAGGGCATAGTTCATAATGTCAAGGGGAAAGTACTAAGGATTACAGAGTCAACCAGGAAGCGAACCAGAATATGTGGCCAGATATGGTactacatgcctataatcccagcagtttgggaggctaaggcaggaggatcagagaggGAATATGGAAGTGAAAAAGAATGTTCATTGGAATACCTTAATTCAGGCtggctgtggtggtgcacatatgtaatcccagggatttgagaagctgaggtgagaggttcaaggccagcctgggcaacttagtgagaccctgtttcaaaataaaagataaaaagggctggggatatagcccagtggtagaatgctcttgggttcaatcccagtgccttCTCCCACAAAcccaaaaataaatctaaaaacaccttgattcttttaaaaataagaaggaaaagctTAAAAGTACTTCTACAACTGACCTCAGAGGGAAGAACTACAGGAATGGGACATGGGATAACTTTTCAAGTTGTTCTTTTGCTGTTAGACAACATATTATCTGGGGGAGTTGGGCTTGttggatctctgttctttttttaaaatttctattttttagttttcggtggacacaacatttttgtttgtatgtggtgctgaggatcaaacccgggccgcacgcatgccaggcaagcgcgctaccgcttgagccacatccccagcccggatcTCTGTTCTTTAGACACAAGCTTCTATTATCTCTTGtgaagcagaaaacaaaatcagaTGAAAATATCAGTCTGATTTTATGAttgatagacaaaaaaaaattgggcatATGAAAATATCAGTCTGATTTTATGATTGGTATGATTCCTTTATAAGAAGGAATCTCTAAAGATATTTTCCAGTAGGCTCCATCTGGATGTCATCTAATATTAAGGATTTTACATTATCTTTGGATACCCAGACCAATCTGCAACAATTTTGCATCTCAAATAATACATAACCACCCAGTTCCTTCTTATCTTTATATCCTTAAGGTGTCtagccaggggcagtggtgctctaatcccagctacttaggagtcTGAGGAAGTTCAAAGCTAGGCTGAGtgatttagtgaaaccctgtctcaaaaaataaagcgGGCTGGGAATATAATTCACTGGTAGAAGAAAgctcctaagttcaattcccattactgcaataaataactaaagtaaataaaacaatgtcTATTAAATAGTAGGTTTTTACAAACCTGATGATTCaactgaattttttgtttgtttgtttgtttgcagtatggggtattgaacccaggtgtgctacatccctagtcctttttattttgaaacattgcCTCACTAAAATGccaagcctggcctcaaacttggtgattctcctgcctcagctttccaagtagcttggatttcaggtgtgtgtcaccacatctGGCTCAACAGAATTTATAAAGTTTcagtttttgattatttaatgggTGGAATGGAGCATAAGTCAATTGTAGCAACTAACTGGTCCCATCTATTCTGAGAGAGGAAGGACAGAATGTGATGCTGCTGTATTGTTAAACTCCAGAAGACCAGGCCTGTTTAACTGTGACAATGGCAGTCCTTTAGTTCTCACATTACTAACCTCCCTTGTGACTTTATGTTGATTAGTCTTGTGACTTTATGTTGGTAAGTcttttttcagaaatttatttctacttcacttttcatggaaaataaattaaggaGAGGTCTATACTAAGAAGCAGAGAGATGTAAGACCAAAAGGATATTAACTTTAGTTCAAAGGAAAAGGAACACCGAAGAAACAGTTGGCAGAACCAATTGCGAATGAGATCTTTAAAATGCACACCAGTCTTTGAGTTTCCATAGGTATTAATGCCTCTGGATTAATACTCCTCTGGATTAATACAGGCCCTGGATTGTGTAAACCTGATACTCACAGAGGGACCAGGTAGTCCAGGGACACAACCACCATGGCCTTCAACTCAGAATATAATTCCTTATTTCATTCAGCAATGAGGGGGGTTACAAAGAAGTAAGTACTCTTATCTGTGGCTAGAAAGGATTTAAATTTCCCTTGGGATGTGCAAGGTCATGaaaaattctaaacatttttgcagtactggggattgaactcaaggtgctctaccactgatctatatcccccgcccattttattttgagaacagggttgcccagtctggcctcaaacttacaatctcCTTCAGTAGAAGGGAGAATGTGGCCATCTAGAAAGCAAGAAGCTTTAGGAGTAAAGGAAGggatatatattcttttttttacccCCTTAGCAACTACCTCCTCCTCTGACATGAAATTCTCCTTTTGTCTGAGAACAACCAATACAACCACAGTAATGGAAATGGTTATAAATCTTGTGTCATCATAAACTACAGACCACTGTCTAGTGGGTTCTTGCTTTCAGCACCCCCTGTCCTTAGATAGACCTCACTTTCACCAAGCCAGAGTGGGCAGCACTTCCAGAAAGAAGCTTCAAAAGACCAGCTGTAAAGTTTGAGCTTATTTTGGAGGAAACACATGTCAGCATCATAGTGTTGTTCAGGCACACACCTTCATGCCTTCCTAGGTGGCTTCTCTGAGTGAGGATTCCCTCATTCCTGGCCTCTGTCCCATGTAATCCTACCTAAGCTGCTGTGGTTATCAGCTGACCAAGAGGCAACCTCAGAATCAACCAGTGAATCCTTGCACAGGATTCACTCCAACTCCTGGacatctgaaattcaaatctTCATTAAGAATCCTCCTgaactagccaggcatggtggcacactactgtaatcccagcagcttgggaggctgaaacagaaggatttcaggtttgaagccagcctcagcagcttagcaaggccctaagcaacttggtgagaccctgtctcaaaataaaaaaaataaaaataggttggggatgtggctcagtgattaaacaaccctgggtttaattcttggaaccaaaaaaaatcctgaatccaactacttggaaggctgaagcaggagggatcacaagtttgaggacagcctgggaaatttaatgagaccctgtcctaaaataaaaagtataaagggcctgggatgtagttcagtggtagagttcctctggtttcaatccctaataccacaaaaataaaaaaaaataaaaaaaaaaaaagaatcctcatGACCTGGACAAGTCAAAAGGCAAACTGATCATTTTGATCAACCAGAAAGCTTTTTCAGAGTAAGGATTATC
This portion of the Marmota flaviventris isolate mMarFla1 chromosome 6, mMarFla1.hap1, whole genome shotgun sequence genome encodes:
- the Paqr8 gene encoding membrane progestin receptor beta translates to MTTAILERLSTLSVSGQHLRRLPKILEDGLPKMPCTVPETDVPQLFREPYIRTGYRPTGHEWRYYFFSLFQKHNEVVNVWTHLLAALAVLLRFWAFAEAEALPWASPHSLPLLLFILSSITYLTCSLLAHLLQSKSELSHYTFYFVDYVGVSVYQYGSALAHFFYSSDQAWYERFWLFFLPAAAFCGWLSCTGCCYAKYRYRRPYPVMRKICQVVPAGLAFILDISPVAHRVALCHLAGCQEQAAWYHTLQIFFFLVSAYFFSCPVPEKYFPGSCDIVGHGHQIFHAFLSICTLSQLEAILLDYQGRHEIFQQRHGPLSVYMACLSFFFLAACSAATAALLRHKVKARLTKKDS